The Primulina tabacum isolate GXHZ01 chromosome 16, ASM2559414v2, whole genome shotgun sequence genome window below encodes:
- the LOC142529943 gene encoding glycerophosphodiester phosphodiesterase GDPD6, whose translation MGSFCHAPFFFLLLIVGCSARALYPLPGRRNDRNRLPLQTFRPYNIAHRGSNGEIPEETAAAYMRAIEEGADFIESDILSSKDGVLICFHDVNLDDTTDIAMHKEFSDRKRTYEVQGDNITGYFTVDFTIKELKSLRVKQRYHFRDQQYNGQFPIITFEEFISIALDAPRVVGIYPEMKNPVFINQHVKWSGGKKFEDKFVETLEKYGYKGSYLSKQWLKQPVFVQSFAPTSLTYISNLTDVPKIFLIDDTTMPTQDTNQSFWEITSDKYLDFIKEYVVGIGPWKDTLVTASNNYLQTPTDLVARAHAHNLQVHPYTFRNENQFLHFNFSEDPYNEYKYWMHTIGVDGLFTDFTGSLHQYQEWTSPFPSDEEDAYKLLDKIVSMITNFKH comes from the exons ATGGGTTCGTTCT GTCATGCCCCTTTCTTTTTTCTTCTATTAATTGTTGGGTGCTCGGCAAGAGCACTTTACCCTCTCCCTGGCAGAAGAAATGACAGAAACAGACTGCCGCTTCAAACATTTCGTCCATATAACATTGCACATCGTGGTTCGAATGGAGAAATTCCCGAAGAAACAGCTGCTGCTTACATG CGAGCTATTGAAGAAGGTGCTGATTTCATAGAGTCTGATATTCTGTCTTCGAAAGATGGTGTTCTTATATGCTTCCATGATGTAAACCTTGATGATACAACTGATATAGCTATGCACAAGGAATTCTCTGATCGAAAGAGGACTTATGAGGTTCAAGGGGATAATATTACCGGCTATTTCACAG TTGATTTCACCATAAAAGAGTTAAAATCGTTGCGAGTGAAGCAGAGGTACCATTTTCGGGATCAGCAATATAATG GTCAATTTCCTATAATCACTTTTGAAGAGTTTATTTCAATCGCTCTTGATGCACCACGAGTTGTTGGAATATATCCAGAGATGAAAAATCCAGTATTTATCAATCAACAT GTGAAATGGTCAGGTGGAAAGAAATTCGAGGACAAATTTGTCGAGACACTCGAGAAGTACGGATACAAGGGATCCTATTTGTCAAAGCAATGGTTGAAACAGCCTGTTTTTGTTCAGTCGTTTGCACCCACATCTCTTACCTATATATCTAACCTGACTGATGTGCCCAAGATTTTTCTAATTGATGATACAACGATGCCTACTCAGGATACAAATCAG TCATTTTGGGAGATCACTTCAGATAAATATCTCGACTTTATCAAAGAATATGTTGTGGGAATTGGACCTTGGAAGGATACCCTTGTTACAGCATCCAATAATTATCTGCAAACACCCACCGATCTTGTAGCTAGGGCACATGCTCATAATCTTCAG GTGCACCCCTACACATTCCGGAACGAGAACCAGTTTCTGCACTTCAACTTTAGTGAAGACCCGTATAACGAATACAAGTATTGGATGCACACGATTGGTGTTGATGGACTCTTTACAGATTTCACTGGCAGTCTCCATCAGTATCAGGAGTGGACTTCCCCATTTccatctgacgaggaagacgcTTATAAATTACTAGATAAGATAGTATCCATGATCACAAATTTCAAACATTAG